The proteins below are encoded in one region of Hyalangium gracile:
- a CDS encoding YqaA family protein → MPDPSTLAAWGLPGLFVVAMLAGSIVPMPSEALLVAIISGGVSPVAAVTVATVGNVLGALSLYLLGRWVARGGGGRLGRWLERRSAREGPRLERARQRLRTWGSPMLVLSWLPVIGDAFVLAAGLVGVRAAPFLVFTTVGKGLRYLFVAASTLAAM, encoded by the coding sequence CTGCCTGATCCTTCCACGCTCGCCGCCTGGGGCCTCCCCGGCCTCTTCGTCGTCGCGATGCTGGCGGGCTCGATCGTGCCCATGCCCTCGGAGGCGTTGCTGGTGGCCATCATCTCCGGTGGCGTCTCGCCCGTGGCGGCCGTCACGGTGGCCACCGTGGGCAACGTCCTCGGAGCGCTGTCTCTCTACCTGCTCGGGCGGTGGGTGGCGCGGGGCGGGGGAGGGCGCCTGGGCCGGTGGCTCGAGCGCCGGAGTGCCCGCGAGGGGCCTCGGCTCGAGCGCGCCCGGCAGCGGCTGCGGACCTGGGGCTCTCCGATGCTCGTGCTCTCGTGGCTGCCCGTGATCGGAGATGCCTTCGTGCTCGCGGCGGGGCTCGTCGGCGTCCGCGCCGCTCCCTTCCTCGTGTTCACCACGGTGGGCAAGGGGCTGCGCTACCTCTTCGTGGCGGCGTCCACCCTGGCCGCGATGTGA
- a CDS encoding alginate lyase family protein produces MHVTSTRQSLAVSPEARAPERANRAGIRGLTDGQTVKGRVFVDVPGDRGSVKSVDFALQGPKSFSHREIHPPFALFGDKNGKPNGWDTQGFPSGQYSLKVTVTDPSGKPTVHTVSFKVENDGFSGAPATPRPGTPPPPTTGATGTPPPASASAGGKDLLVPYGNALDPRNHAALRAKAHTPAGKQVIAMADRYLKSSPDPIRGIFKPEPRYLPGQDGVVNPNRDMTQTHQLNRFTEQMNSLTHAYAMTGDSKYADKAISIMDAWAKTTTPGFGSSQAGISSYHPLASVFTSMKALKDYPGWKPESKAQVMDWVSKYGERAIFNGDKYNNRHDWRMLFIASAASLTGNKSLLNKQVAEWRDAVSHSIRASDGLQPAELKRTQSLHYHLYALKPLVAFAELARSEGYDLYNTREGQLLRKGLEAVGPATLDQGKWPYKEMKRNASHGMEAVYQLAAERFHSSELRTVASGLLSKAEKNSGWLGERVRGQMKDGSAVGFPLPNLMLFG; encoded by the coding sequence ATGCACGTCACCTCCACCCGGCAGTCCCTGGCTGTGTCCCCGGAAGCTCGCGCTCCGGAGCGCGCCAACCGCGCTGGCATCCGGGGCCTGACGGACGGACAGACCGTGAAGGGGCGCGTGTTCGTCGACGTGCCGGGGGACCGTGGCTCGGTGAAGAGCGTCGACTTCGCCCTCCAGGGCCCCAAGTCCTTCTCCCACCGGGAGATCCACCCGCCCTTCGCCCTGTTCGGCGACAAGAACGGCAAGCCCAACGGGTGGGACACCCAGGGCTTCCCCTCCGGGCAGTACAGCCTGAAGGTCACGGTGACGGATCCGTCCGGCAAGCCCACCGTCCACACGGTGAGCTTCAAGGTGGAGAATGACGGGTTCTCCGGCGCGCCCGCGACGCCCCGTCCTGGCACGCCGCCTCCTCCGACGACGGGGGCCACCGGCACGCCGCCTCCGGCCTCCGCGAGCGCGGGCGGCAAGGACTTGCTGGTGCCGTATGGCAACGCGCTGGATCCGCGCAACCACGCCGCGCTGCGCGCCAAGGCCCACACGCCCGCGGGCAAGCAGGTCATCGCGATGGCCGACCGCTACCTGAAGTCCTCGCCAGATCCCATCCGCGGCATCTTCAAGCCCGAGCCGCGCTACCTGCCCGGCCAGGACGGCGTGGTGAACCCGAACCGCGACATGACGCAGACCCACCAGCTCAACCGGTTCACGGAGCAGATGAACTCGCTCACGCACGCCTACGCGATGACGGGGGACTCGAAGTACGCGGACAAGGCCATCAGCATCATGGACGCGTGGGCGAAGACGACGACGCCGGGGTTCGGCTCCAGCCAGGCGGGCATCTCCAGCTACCACCCGCTGGCCTCGGTCTTCACCTCGATGAAGGCGCTGAAGGACTACCCGGGCTGGAAGCCCGAATCCAAGGCCCAGGTGATGGACTGGGTCTCCAAGTACGGCGAGCGCGCCATCTTCAACGGGGACAAGTACAACAACCGGCACGACTGGCGGATGCTCTTCATCGCCTCGGCGGCGTCGCTCACGGGCAACAAGTCGCTCCTGAACAAGCAGGTGGCGGAGTGGCGCGACGCCGTGTCGCACTCCATCCGCGCCTCGGACGGCCTGCAGCCCGCGGAGCTCAAGCGGACCCAGTCCCTGCACTACCACCTCTATGCCCTCAAGCCGCTCGTGGCCTTCGCCGAGCTGGCGCGCTCCGAGGGGTACGATCTCTACAACACCCGCGAGGGGCAGCTCCTTCGCAAGGGGCTGGAGGCGGTGGGCCCCGCCACGCTCGACCAGGGCAAGTGGCCCTATAAGGAGATGAAGCGCAACGCCTCGCACGGAATGGAGGCCGTCTACCAGCTGGCCGCCGAGCGCTTCCACTCGAGCGAGCTGCGCACGGTGGCCTCCGGCCTCCTGTCGAAGGCGGAGAAGAACAGCGGCTGGCTCGGCGAGCGCGTCCGCGGGCAGATGAAGGACGGCTCCGCCGTGGGCTTCCCCCTCCCCAACCTCATGCTCTTCGGATGA
- a CDS encoding alpha/beta hydrolase, which translates to MQPSMKLARLFLFAVLTLGLAGRALAETEPTPPHQSFTLESAKLKETRRINVYTPPGYDAAGSTSYPVLYMPDGGLQEDFPHVATTIDTAIRAGEMRPLVLVGIENTERRRDMTGPTEVDEDRKIAKRVGGSAAFRAFIRDELMPHVSRKYRVTSETAIIGESLAGLFIVETFFLEPKLFGTYIALSPSLWWNNEALVKKASQRLERWPAPRARLYLSSADEDNIAPAAASLAEVLRKKAPAELKWQYEPRPDLRHDNIYRSSSPQVLRKWFAPEAPSRKP; encoded by the coding sequence ATGCAACCGTCGATGAAGCTGGCCCGCCTGTTCCTGTTCGCCGTGCTCACCCTGGGCCTGGCGGGCCGTGCCCTGGCCGAGACCGAGCCAACCCCTCCGCACCAGTCGTTCACCCTCGAGTCGGCGAAGCTCAAGGAGACCCGGCGCATCAACGTCTACACGCCGCCGGGCTACGACGCGGCGGGCTCCACGAGCTATCCGGTGCTGTACATGCCGGATGGTGGCCTGCAGGAGGACTTCCCGCACGTGGCCACCACCATCGACACGGCCATCCGGGCCGGGGAGATGCGCCCGCTAGTCCTGGTGGGCATCGAGAATACCGAGCGGCGACGCGACATGACTGGCCCCACCGAGGTCGACGAGGACCGCAAGATCGCCAAGCGGGTGGGCGGGTCGGCGGCGTTCCGCGCCTTCATCCGCGACGAGCTGATGCCCCACGTGAGCCGCAAGTATCGCGTGACGAGCGAGACGGCGATCATCGGCGAGTCGCTGGCGGGGCTGTTCATCGTCGAGACCTTCTTCCTGGAGCCGAAGCTGTTCGGCACCTACATCGCCTTGAGCCCGAGCCTGTGGTGGAACAACGAGGCGCTGGTGAAGAAGGCCAGCCAGCGGCTCGAGCGCTGGCCCGCGCCGCGCGCCAGGCTGTACCTGTCGTCCGCCGACGAGGACAACATCGCCCCGGCGGCCGCGAGCCTGGCGGAGGTGCTCCGCAAGAAGGCCCCGGCCGAGCTGAAGTGGCAGTACGAGCCCAGGCCGGACCTGCGCCACGACAACATCTACCGCTCCTCATCGCCGCAGGTGCTGCGCAAGTGGTTCGCTCCCGAGGCGCCGAGCCGCAAGCCGTAG
- a CDS encoding bifunctional folylpolyglutamate synthase/dihydrofolate synthase: MTMPRTPDEALDFFSRLNPSVIKPGLERMRVALEALGHPERRYRSLHVAGTNGKGSTCAFSATVLRAAGHKVGLYTSPHLERVTERIQVDGAEIPRELLGRRILEVLERYPDAAGTPAPLTYFEFGTVVAFWHFAQEAVDIAVLETGLGGRLDATNTVTPLVTAITPISFDHMEYLGNTLGAIAGEKAGILKPGVPVIVSRQEPEALEAITRIAAQVGAPVLLEGRDFTGADAPGGGLSYRGPRWSLEGLSLSLRGPHQRQNAAVALAVLEQLDARGVTVPPDAARTGLASAYWPGRLEELSRRPTVVLDGAHNPGGVAVLLESLDSVYPGRRLHLVFGVVADKDRALMMRALFPRCASVHLTPLDTPRSLAPERYLEEARALCANVRAYASLDEALAGARALVMEDDVLLCAGSLFLVGAARVRLVRSLGAVQQRQ, from the coding sequence ATGACGATGCCCCGAACACCGGACGAGGCGCTGGACTTCTTCTCCCGGCTCAACCCCTCCGTCATCAAGCCGGGCCTGGAGCGCATGCGAGTGGCGCTCGAGGCCCTGGGCCACCCGGAGCGCCGCTATCGCTCGCTCCATGTGGCGGGCACCAATGGCAAGGGCAGCACCTGCGCCTTCTCCGCTACCGTCCTGCGCGCCGCCGGCCACAAGGTGGGCCTCTACACCTCGCCGCACCTGGAGCGCGTCACCGAGCGCATCCAGGTGGATGGGGCGGAGATTCCCCGCGAGCTGCTCGGCCGGCGCATCCTCGAAGTCCTGGAGCGCTACCCCGACGCCGCCGGCACGCCCGCGCCCCTCACGTACTTCGAGTTCGGCACCGTGGTGGCCTTCTGGCACTTCGCCCAGGAGGCCGTGGACATCGCCGTGCTGGAGACGGGGCTCGGCGGGCGCCTGGACGCCACCAACACCGTGACGCCGCTCGTCACCGCCATCACGCCCATCTCCTTCGATCATATGGAGTACCTGGGCAACACCCTCGGGGCCATCGCCGGCGAGAAGGCCGGCATCCTCAAGCCCGGCGTCCCCGTCATCGTCAGCCGCCAGGAACCCGAGGCCCTCGAGGCCATCACCCGCATCGCCGCGCAGGTGGGCGCCCCCGTGCTGCTGGAGGGCAGGGACTTCACCGGGGCAGACGCTCCCGGCGGAGGGCTCTCCTACCGGGGGCCGAGGTGGAGCCTGGAGGGCCTCTCGCTCTCCCTGCGTGGGCCCCACCAGCGGCAGAACGCGGCCGTGGCGCTCGCCGTGCTGGAGCAGCTCGACGCGCGCGGCGTCACCGTCCCTCCGGACGCGGCGCGGACCGGGCTGGCCTCGGCGTACTGGCCCGGCCGGTTGGAGGAACTGAGCAGGCGACCCACCGTCGTCCTGGACGGTGCCCACAACCCGGGCGGCGTGGCCGTGCTTCTCGAATCGCTCGACTCCGTGTACCCCGGGCGGCGGCTCCACCTTGTATTCGGCGTGGTGGCCGACAAGGACCGCGCTCTAATGATGCGGGCCCTCTTCCCGCGCTGCGCCTCCGTCCACCTCACGCCGCTGGACACTCCTCGCTCCCTGGCCCCCGAGCGCTACCTCGAGGAGGCGCGGGCTCTGTGCGCGAATGTACGTGCCTATGCCAGCCTGGACGAGGCCCTGGCAGGCGCAAGGGCCCTCGTGATGGAGGATGACGTCCTCTTATGTGCGGGCTCCCTGTTTCTGGTGGGAGCAGCCCGCGTTCGGCTCGTGCGAAGCCTTGGCGCGGTGCAGCAGCGGCAGTAA